The following are from one region of the Vitis riparia cultivar Riparia Gloire de Montpellier isolate 1030 chromosome 14, EGFV_Vit.rip_1.0, whole genome shotgun sequence genome:
- the LOC117930072 gene encoding cullin-3B-like isoform X2 gives MSTQKKRNFQIEAFKHRVVVDPKYAEKTWKILEHAIHEIYNHNASGLSFEELYRNAYNMVLHKFGEKLYSGLVSTMTHHLEVISKSIEAAQGGLFLEELNRKWADHNKALQMIRDILMYMDRTFIPSTHKTPVHELGLNLWRDNIIHSAKIQTRLQDTLLDLVLRERTGEVINRGLMRNVIKMLMDLGSSVYQDDFEKHFLEVSADFYRAESQQFIECCDCGEYLKKAERRLNEEMERVSHYLDAKSEAKITSVVEKEMVESHMQRLVHMENSGLINMLVDDKYEDLGRMYSLFRRVPNGLFIIRDVMTSHIRSTGKQLVTDPERLKDPVDFVQRLLDEKDKNDKIINLAFNNDKTFQNALNSSFEYFINLNSRSPEFISLFVDDKLRKGLKGVSEEDVEIVLDKVMMLFRYLQEKDVFEKYYKQHLAKRLLSGKTVSDDAERSLIVKLKTECGYQFTSKLEGMFTDMKTSEDTMQGFYASSFAETGDGPTLAVQVLTTGSWPTQPSATCNLPAEILGVCEKFRGYYLGTHTGRRLSWQTNMGTADLKATFGRGQKHELNVSTHQMCALMLFNNADRLSYKEIEQATEIPASDLKRCLQSMACVKGKNILRKEPMSKDIAEDDAFFVNDKFSSKFYKVKIGTVVAQRESEPENQETRQRVEEDRKPQIEAAIVRIMKSRRVLDHNNIVAEVTKQLQSRFLPSPVLIKKRIESLIEREFLERDKVDRKLYRYLA, from the exons ATGAGTACTCAGAAGAAGAGGAATTTTCAGATAGAGGCGTTTAAGCACCGGGTTGTGGTGGATCCGAAGTATGCAGAGAAGACTTGGAAGATTCTGGAACATGCAATCCATGAGATATACAATCATAATGCCAGTGGGCTTAGTTTCGAAGAACTGTACAG GAATGCTTACAATATGGTGCTGCACAAATTTGGAGAGAAACTCTACTCTGGACTAGTTTCAACTATGACTCATCATTTGGAAGTTATATCAAAATCGATTGAAGCTGCTCAAGGAGGATTGTTTTTGGAAGAACTGAATAGGAAATGGGCAGACCATAACAAGGCATTGCAAATGATCCGAGACATATTGATGTACATGGACAGGACTTTCATTCCAAGTACTCACAAGACCCCAGTTCATGAACTTGGTTTGAATTTGTGGAGGGACAATATCATCCATTCTGCCAAAATCCAGACAAGGCTTCAAGATACGCTTCTTGATCTCGTGCTGAGAGAGAGGACTGGTGAGGTAATAAATAGAGGCTTGATGAGGAATGTTATAAAGATGCTAATGGATTTAGGTTCTTCTGTTTATCAAGATGACTTTGAGAAACATTTTCTTGAGGTCTCAGCTGATTTTTACCGTGCAGAGTCTCAGCAGTTCATTGAGTGCTGTGATTGTGGtgaatatttgaagaaagctGAGAGACGTTTAAATGAAGAAATGGAGAGAGTGTCCCATTACTTGGATGccaaaagtgaagccaagatAACTAGTGTTGTGGAAAAGGAGATGGTTGAAAGTCACATGCAGAGACTAGTCCATATGGAGAACTCAGGTTTGATTAATATGCTTGTGGATGACAAATATGAAGATTTGGGAAGGATGTATAGCTTGTTTCGCAGGGTGCCTAATGGGCTATTTATAATAAGAGATGTCATGACTTCCCACATCAGGAGTACTGGTAAGCAGCTTGTTACTGATCCAGAAAGGTTAAAGGATCCTGTAGACTTTGTACAGCGACTCTTGGATGAGAAGGATAAAAATGATAAGATAATCAATTTGGCATTTAATAATGACAAGACATTTCAGAATGCTTTAAATTCCTCTTTTGAGTACTTCATTAATTTGAATTCTCGCTCCCCggaatttatttctttgttcGTGGATGACAAGCTTCGGAAAGGACTGAAGGGGGTCAGTGAGGAGGATGTGGAAATTGTTCTAGACAAGGTGATGATGCTTTTCCGATACCTCCAAGAGAAAGATGTGTTTGAGAAATACTACAAGCAACACTTGGCAAAGAGGCTTCTGTCAGGAAAAACTGTCTCTGATGATGCTGAGAGAAGTCTGATAGTTAAGCTCAAAACAGAATGTGGATATCAGtttacttcaaaattagaaGGCATGTTTACTGACATGAAGACATCGGAGGACACAATGCAGGGTTTCTATGCAAGCTCATTTGCTGAAACAGGGGATGGCCCTACACTTGCTGTCCAGGTTCTCACCACAGGGTCTTGGCCAACTCAGCCAAGTGCTACGTGTAACCTTCCAGCAGAAATCCTGGGAGTGTGTGAGAAGTTTCGAGGCTATTATCTTGGGACCCACACTGGGAGGAGATTGTCTTGGCAAACAAATATGGGTACGGCTGATTTGAAGGCAACATTTGGCAGGGGCCAGAAGCATGAACTGAATGTTTCCACACATCAGATGTGTGCTCTGATGCTGTTCAATAATGCTGATCGCTTGAGTTATAAAGAAATAGAGCAAGCTACAGAGATCCCTGCCTCAGACTTGAAGAGGTGCCTGCAGTCTATGGCCTGTGTTAAGGGAAAGAATATTCTCAGGAAGGAGCCCATGAGTAAGGACATAGCTGAGGATGATGCATTTTTTGTCAATGACAAGTTCTCAAGCAAGTTTTACAAGGTGAAGATAGGTACTGTAGTTGCACAAAGAGAGTCTGAACCAGAAAATCAAGAGACTAGGCAGAGAGTGGAGGAGGACAGGAAGCCCCAGATTGAGGCTGCAATAGTGAGAATCATGAAGTCTAGGCGGGTGCTAGATCACAACAATATTGTGGCCGAGGTCACAAAGCAGCTGCAGTCAAGGTTTCTGCCCAGCCCTGTTTTGATTAAGAAGCGAATAGAGTCCCTTATTGAGCGGGAGTTTCTAGAGAGGGACAAAGTGGACAGGAAATTATATCGATATCTTGCTTGA
- the LOC117930122 gene encoding thyroid adenoma-associated protein homolog, giving the protein MSAKWRALQHRHRYTYSAVVFSQSYVESLNSSTSGIVPELNRLISLNSIYAQVDHAKQVASAFTDLLLNCTDEALISEAARLYLEILFLENSLPLHRTLISVLAKTRNFQSVIRNCFRSLCDEYCGLRSEGRGKRFCVSRVALSMMSSPKLGYLVEIVEECVVLVALDIVFGLNGVVSETNGWSRPSPIVMEQCQEALSCMYYLLQRFPSKFSDSSGCVGESSVLEMIVTAILSILKSLAFSRDCFVAAGVAFCAALQACLSPEEVGLFIMEGIFYQTNCYSANSGQSKFGDVILKVPYKGDVYTEICNFAVLSRLCLIRGILTAVSRTVLTSQFVVSRNDLNGFDSQGISNSSVQTILYDGILPELCNYCENPTDSHFNFHALTVMQICLQQIKTSMSANLASVSENYDLIPEDMGTRILRIIWNNLEDPLSQTVKQVHLIFDLFLDIRSSLHWAEDNERIKPFLCRIATDLLRMGPRCKGRYVPLASLTKRLGAKTLLGMSPDLLFETVHAYIDDDVCCAATSFLKCFFEHLRDECWSSDGIEGGYAIYRGHCLSPLLCGLASGVSKLRTNLNTYALPVLLEIDVDSIFPMLAFVSVGQSEEEARMVYPELSSTNMALGVEQQVAVLVSLLKVSRSLALIEGDIDWWNNYSICEEDDGMETESIDLYALACIKGMKVKVQVEWLTLALTHVDESLRIDAAESLFLNPKTSSLPSHLELSLLKEAVPLNMRSCSTAFQMKWASLFRKFFARVRTALERQFKQGSWQPISHCNKNGVFPYKGTEEAVVSRAEDLFHFMKWLSSFLFFSCYPSAPYERKIMAMELILIMLNVWTVIPPSQGKCGAISPESCVYPYNKGFTLPDSTLLLVGSIIDSWDRLRENSFRILLHFPTPLPGISSEEMVKEVIIWAKKLICSPRVRESDAGALALRLIFRKYVLELGWNVQASVNVVSFYSESELINGNHQIYEYRFPVIEYIKSLIDWLHVAVEEGEKDLSEACRNSFVHGILLTLRYTFEELDWNSNVVLFSISEMRHVLEKLLELVVRITSLALWVVSADAWYLPEDMDDMVDDDTFLAEVPTDMDVPSSSSEHDAKTSKLVQDIRPPEQIVMVGCWLAMKEVSLLLGTIIRKIPLPSNIPSDKSKAGDHFADASDVPSMTTSDVMLDLKQLETIGKHFLEVLLKMKHNGAIDKTRAGFTALCNRLLCSNDPRLCRLTENWMEQLMEKTTAKGQIVDDLLRRSAGIPAAFMALFLSEPEGTPKKLLPHSLRWLIDVASQSLLDPTEANSTTSDLWKSLSTKSTQATAAALQLEMDVSQKASKTRDEGVIPTVHAFNVLRAAFNDTNLATDTSGFSAEALIISIRSFSSPYWEVRNSACLAYTALVRRMIGFLNVQKRESARRALTGLEFFHRYPSLHPFLFNELKVATDLLTDVSSEHSESNLAKVVHPSLCPMLILLSRLKPSTITSETGDALDPFLFMPFIRRCSTQSNLRVRVLASRALTGLVSNEKLPVVLLAIASELPCTKEQMKDTRSSSFNTSNGTHLSSFNSIHGMLLQLSSLLDTNCRNLADFSKKDQILGDLIQVLVMCSWIGSPRLCPCPILNGSFLRVLDQMLSIARICQMGKNFGIICNFLWELSSECLDIESSHKPSYYDPTAVELYKQAAVSYFGCVFQASKEEGEEVFQISHRFSPPTSNLVQTPKMDSAFAKLPERLVLSMSSPSYEVRHATMKWLLQFLKSTGSVRESNDQSSDGVMIIHKWAKTNLQATLMKLLTVENHHKCTNYILRILFTWNLLQFQKLSDQKCPETVYIGGMNCDSVFQFWDKLVSLYELARHTKTREALICCMGICVKRFAGLFTSYVLSEVEKKNAIDCKTDELEKWTHLYECISYFVSLIKQLSAASEPVNMRKAAAESMVVSGLLEQAELIGSSVVCNHMPSESPRSCFEPNEAINMFADEILDIWFACIRLLEDEDVGLRQRLAMDVQKCFASSRFGKGFLASVVPSQVEKVIESCFEFLSLVFGHWIGYFDYLMRWVYSAGTCVVSGGDLVRLVFDKEIDNHHEEKLLICQICCSHLEKLLVSKPLANLYNKAWLNEFLQHWRMRFCQQLVSFANDHVRKQRGVSWVGGVGNHKDAFLPLYANMLGFHALSNCVFIRGGITDGGSLLSDVVKVGETIDPFLRNPLIQNLYLLVVKSHERMVSASTDHLIPKSSGDDSIWEGFDPYFLIR; this is encoded by the exons ATGTCGGCGAAATGGCGAGCTTTGCAGCATCGCCATCGCTACACTTACAGCGCTGTCGTCTTCTCCCAATCTTACGTAGAGTCTCTAAACTCTTCCACTTCAGGAATCGTTCCTGAATTGAATCGACTTATTTCTCTCAATTCCATTTACGCTCAAGTCGATCACGCGAAGCAAGTGGCTTCTGCATTTACCGATTTGCTACTGAACTGTACAGATGAGGCTTTGATTTCCGAGGCCGCGAGGCTTTACTTGGAAATCTTATTCCTGGAAAACTCGCTTCCGCTGCATCGGACTTTAATTTCGGTTCTTGCGAAAACCCGAAACTTTCAGTCTGTGATTCGGAACTGTTTTCGATCGCTTTGTGATGAGTACTGTGGATTGCGCAGTGAAGGGAGGGGGAAAAGGTTTTGCGTCTCGCGTGTGGCGTTGTCGATGATGAGTTCGCCGAAGTTGGGATATTTGGTGGAGATTGTGGAGGAGTGCGTGGTTTTGGTGGCTTTGGATATTGTGTTTGGTCTGAACGGCGTCGTTTCGGAGACGAACGGGTGGTCTCGGCCTTCGCCCATTGTTATGGAGCAGTGCCAGGAGGCCTTGTCTTGTATGTATTATTTGCTTCAGCGTTTTCCGTCGAAGTTCAGTGATTCAAGTGGTTGTGTTGGAGAATCGAGTGTTCTGGAGATGATTGTGACTGCTATATTGAGCATTTTAAAATCCTTGGCATTTTCCAGGGATTGTTTTGTTGCTGCAGGTGTCGCCTTTTGTGCGGCTTTGCAAGCTTGTCTGAGTCCTGAAGAGGTTGGTTTGTTTATCATGGAAGGTATATTCTACCAAACCAATTGTTATTCTGCTAACTCTGGTCAAAGTAAATTTGGGGATGTGATTTTGAAGGTTCCATACAAAGGAGATGTCTACACCGAAATTTGTAATTTTGCGGTATTGAGCAGACTCTGCTTGATAAGAGGAATTCTTACTGCAGTTTCAAGAACAGTTTTGACTAGTCAATTTGTTGTTTCTAGGAATGATTTGAATGGGTTTGATTCTCAAGGAATTAGCAATAGCTCTGTTCAGACTATATTGTATGATGGAATTTTGCCTGAGTTATGTAACTACTGTGAAAATCCCACTGATAGCCATTTTAACTTTCATGCATTAACTGTGATGCAGATCTGTCTGCAACAGATAAAAACCTCAATGTCAGCTAACCTTGCCAGTGTATCAGAAAACTATGATCTGATCCCAGAGGACATGGGGACCCGGATACTGAGAATTATATGGAATAATTTGGAAGATCCTCTAAGTCAAACCGTTAAGCAAGTTCATCTGATTTTTGATCTCTTCTTGGACATTCGGTCCTCTCTCCATTGGGCAGAGGATAATGAGAGAATTAAGCCTTTCCTTTGCAGAATTGCAACAGATCTTCTCCGCATGGGGCCACGTTGTAAGGGAAGATATGTTCCTTTAGCTTCTCTCACCAAGAGGTTGGGAGCAAAGACTCTCCTTGGTATGAGTCCTGACCTGCTATTTGAAACAGTACATGCATACATTGATGATGATGTGTGCTGTGCTGCCACTTCATTCTTGAAGTGTTTCTTTGAGCACTTACGTGATGAGTGTTGGAGTAGTGATGGTATTGAAGGAGGTTATGCAATTTATAGAGGGCATTGCTTGTCCCCCCTTTTGTGTGGACTTGCTTCTGGGGTTTCAAAGCTTCGCACAAATTTGAACACTTATGCTTTGCCAGTTTTACTTGAAATTGATGTGGATAGCATATTTCCTATGCTTGCATTTGTTTCAGTTGGGCAGAGTGAGGAGGAGGCTAGAATGGTTTATCCTGAGCTAAGTTCTACAAACATGGCTCTAGGAGTTGAACAACAAGTGGCTGTTTTGGTCTCCTTGCTCAAGGTATCTCGTTCACTTGCTTTGATTGAAGGCGACATTGATTGGTGGAATAATTATTCAATatgtgaagaagatgatgggATGGAAACAGAAAGTATTGATCTTTATGCTCTTGCCTGCATAAAGGGGATGAAGGTTAAAGTCCAGGTAGAGTGGCTAACTCTAGCATTGACCCATGTTGATGAGTCACTCCGAATAGATGCGGCAGAGTCACTCTTCTTAAATCCCAAGACTTCCAGTCTGCCTTCCCATTTAGAACTCAGTTTGTTGAAAGAAGCAGTGCCTTTGAACATGAGATCTTGCTCAACAGCTTTCCAGATGAAGTGGGCCAGCTTGTTTAGAAAGTTTTTTGCTCGGGTTCGAACAGCCTTGGAAAGACAATTTAAGCAGGGGAGTTGGCAACCCATTTCACACTGCAACAAGAATGGAGTATTTCCATATAAGGGAACTGAGGAAGCTGTTGTAAGTAGAGCTGAGGATCTATTTCATTTTATGAAGTGGTTgagtagctttttatttttctcatgcTATCCTTCTGCTCCatatgagagaaaaataatGGCCATGGAGCTTATCCTGATAATGCTTAATGTCTGGACGGTTATTCCTCCTTCACAAGGAAAGTGTGGTGCTATTTCTCCTGAAAGCTGTGTTTATCCTTACAATAAAGGATTTACGTTGCCTGATTCAACTTTGCTGTTAGTTGGATCGATAATTGATAGTTGGGATCGCCTGAGAGAAAATTCTTTTCGCATACTGCTGCATTTTCCTACACCTCTTCCTGGCATTTCAAGTGAAGAGATGGTCAAGGAAGTAATTATATGggctaaaaaattaatttgcagCCCACGTGTTAGAGAAAGTGATGCTGGAGCTTTGGCATTACGTCTTATATTTAGAAAGTACGTGTTGGAGCTTGGGTGGAACGTCCAAGCTTCAGTCAACGTTGTCTCTTTTTATTCAGAGTCTGAACTGATAAATGGCAATCatcaaatttatgaatatagATTTCCTGTGATAGAATATATAAAATCACTGATTGATTGGTTGCATGTTGCTGTAGAGGAGGGAGAGAAGGATCTTTCTGAAGCATGCAGGAACAGTTTTGTTCATGGCATATTGCTTACTCTTCGTTATACCTTTGAGGAATTGGATTGGAATTCTAATGTTGTCTTGTTCAGTATTTCTGAGATGAGGCATGTATTAGAGAAGCTGTTGGAGTTGGTTGTGCGAATAACCTCATTGGCACTTTGGGTGGTTTCTGCAGATGCTTGGTATCTGCCTGAGGACATGGATGATATGGTTGATGATGATACATTTCTAGCGGAGGTTCCCACTGACATGGATGTACCCTCTTCTTCATCAGAACATGATGCTAAAACTTCAAAGCTTGTCCAGGATATCAGACCACCAGAACAGATTGTTATGGTTGGTTGCTGGCTTGCTATGAAAGAG GTGAGTCTTCTTTTGGGAACCATCATAAGAAAAATTCCTTTACCAAGTAACATTCCTTCAGATAAATCAAAGGCTGGAGACCACTTTGCTGATGCTTCTGATGTCCCATCAATGACTACATCTGATGTAATGCTTGATTTGAAACAACTCGAAACAATTGGGAAACACTTCTTGGAAGTGCTTCTGAAAATGAAGCACAATGGTGCAATTGATAAGACAAGGGCTGGATTTACAGCTCTTTGCAACCGTTTACTTTGTTCAAATGATCCAAG gctTTGTAGGCTGACTGAAAATTGGATGGAGCAGCTGATGGAGAAAACTACAGCCAAGGGACAAATAGTGGATGATTTATTGAGGAGAAGTGCAGGAATTCCTGCTGCATTTATGGCCCTTTTTCTCTCTGAGCCAGAAGGTACACCAAAAAAGCTCCTCCCACACTCATTACGGTGGTTAATAGATGTAGCTAGCCAGTCCCTGCTGGATCCAACTGAAGCCAATAGCACAACCAGTGACTTGTGGAAGAGCTTATCAACAAAATCAACTCAAGCAACTGCGGCTGCATTACAGCTTGAGATGGATGTGAGTCAGAAGGCCTCAAAGACCAGAGATGAGGGTGTAATTCCTACTGTACATGCATTCAATGTCCTTAGAGCTGCTTTCAATGATACCAACCTTGCAACAGATACCTCAGGCTTCTCTGCTGAGGCTCTGATTATCTCAATCCGGTCTTTCTCTTCTCCATATTGGGAGGTGAGGAACAGTGCTTGTCTTGCTTATACTGCTTTGGTCCGACGCATGATTGGATTCCTCAATGTGCAAAAACGAGAATCTGCTAGACGTGCGTTGACTGGGCTTGAATTTTTTCACAG GTATCCCTCATTGCATCCGTTCCTATTCAATGAACTGAAAGTTGCGACTGACTTGCTTACGGATGTGTCTTCTGAACATTCAGAATCCAACTTGGCAAAGGTTGTTCACCCAAGTCTTTGTCCTATGCTAATTCTTTTATCCAGGCTCAAACCCTCAACAATTACAAGTGAAACTGGAGATGCCCTGGACCCTTTTCTGTTCATGCCATTCATCAGGAGGTGCTCGACCCAAAGCAATCTACGTGTTCGAGTTCTTGCATCAAGAGCTTTAACAGGCTTGGTATCTAATGAAAAACTGCCAGTGGTCCTGCTCGCTATTGCCTCAGAGCTGCCCTGTACAAAGGAACAAATGAAGGATACTCGATCTAGCTCATTCAACACAAGCAATGGAACCCACCTCTCTTCTTTCAATTCCATTCATGGAATGCTGCTGCAATTAAGTTCTCTTCTTGATACCAATTGCAGGAATCTAGCTGATTTCTCTAAGAAAGACCAGATTCTTGGTGACTTGATTCAAGTCTTAGTGATGTGTTCATGGATAGGAAGCCCCAGATTGTGCCCATGCCCCATTCTCAATGGCTCTTTCTTAAGAGTGCTCGATCAGATGCTCAGCATTGCAAGAATTTGCCAGATGGGCAAAAACTTTGGCATCATTTGCAACTTCCTTTGGGAGTTATCTTCAGAATGCTTAGATATAGAATCTTCTCACAAGCCCTCGTATTATGATCCAACTGCAGTGGAGCTTTACAAACAAGCAGCTGTTTCGTATTTCGGTTGCGTATTTCAAGCATCTAAAGAAGAAGGTGAAGAAGTTTTTCAGATATCGCATAGATTTTCTCCACCTACCTCAAATTTGGTGCAGACGCCTAAGATGGACAGCGCTTTTGCAAAACTTCCAGAAAGGCTGGTCCTCTCAATGTCCAGCCCATCATATGAAGTTCGACATGCAACAATGAAGTGGCTTCTTCAGTTCTTAAAATCGACAGGTTCAGTTAGAGAATCCAATGATCAATCCAGTGATGGTGTTATGATTATCCATAAATGGGCCAAGACTAATCTTCAGGCAACATTGATGAAGCTGTTAACTGTGGAGAACCACCATAAATGCACGAATTACATTCTGAGGATCCTTTTCACCTGGAACTTGCTGCAGTTTCAGAAACTCAGCGACCAAAAATGCCCGGAGACAGTTTACATTGGTGGTATGAATTGTGATTCTGTGTTCCAGTTCTGGGATAAGTTGGTTTCTTTATACGAGCTTGCTAGACATACAAAGACTCGGGAAGCACTCATTTGCTGCATGGGAATATGTGTAAAGCGGTTTGCCGGTTTGTTTACAAGTTATGTTCTTTCTGAGGTAGAGAAGAAGAATGCCATTGACTGCAAAACTGATGAATTAGAGAAATGGACCCACTTGTATGAATGTATTAGCTACTTTGTGAGCCTAATTAAACAACTTAGTGCTGCATCTGAGCCAGTAAACATGCGCAAGGCAGCTGCGGAATCCATGGTAGTGTCAGGTCTGCTGGAACAAGCTGAACTTATTGGTTCTTCTGTTGTCTGCAATCACATGCCATCTGAAAGCCCACGCTCTTGTTTTGAACCTAATGAAGCTATCAACATGTTTGCTGATGAAATACTTGACATATGGTTTGCATGTATAAGGCTCCTGGAGGATGAGGATGTTGGACTTAGGCAGAGGCTTGCCATGGATGTCCAGAAGTGTTTTGCTTCCAGCAGATTTGGAAAAGGCTTTCTGGCTAGTGTGGTACCATCCCAGGTAGAGAAGGTGATTGAATCATGTTTTGAGTTTCTGTCTTTGGTCTTTGGTCACTGGATCGGTTACTTTGATTATCTTATGCGCTGGGTTTATAGTGCGGGAACTTGTGTGGTATCTGGAGGAGATCTAGTCAGACTCGTTTTTGACAAGGAGATAGacaatcaccatgaagaaaaactACTTATATGCCAGATTTGTTGTTCCCATCTGGAAAAGCTTCTGGTTTCGAAACCCTTGGCAAACCTCTACAACAAAGCTTGGCTCAATGAATTTTTACAGCATTGGAGGATGAGATTTTGCCAACAGTTGGTGTCCTTTGCCAATGACCATGTCAGGAAACAGCGGGGAGTCAGTTGGGTTGGCGGCGTGGGTAACCACAAGGATGCATTTCTGCCGCTGTATGCAAATATGCTTGGCTTCCATGCCCTCTCAAATTGCGTTTTCATTAGAGGAGGAATCACGGACGGTGGGTCTCTGCTATCTGATGTTGTCAAAGTAGGAGAAACTATTGATCCGTTTCTCAGGAACCCTTTAATTCAGAACCTGTATTTGTTAGTGGTTAAATCACATGAGAGAATGGTGAGTGCGAGTACCGACCATTTGATCCCCAAATCCAGTGGAGATGACTCCATATGGGAAGGTTTTGACCCCTATTTTCTAATTAGGTAA
- the LOC117930072 gene encoding cullin-3A-like isoform X1 has protein sequence MQSMRYTIIMPVGLVSKNCTGVLELEKMSAPKRNFQIGPLKRQIVMDPNYADKTWKILEEGIHEIYNCNISGLSFEELYRNAYNMVLHKFGEKLYSGLVSTMTHHLEVISKSIEAAQGGLFLEELNRKWADHNKALQMIRDILMYMDRTFIPSTHKTPVHELGLNLWRDNIIHSAKIQTRLQDTLLDLVLRERTGEVINRGLMRNVIKMLMDLGSSVYQDDFEKHFLEVSADFYRAESQQFIECCDCGEYLKKAERRLNEEMERVSHYLDAKSEAKITSVVEKEMVESHMQRLVHMENSGLINMLVDDKYEDLGRMYSLFRRVPNGLFIIRDVMTSHIRSTGKQLVTDPERLKDPVDFVQRLLDEKDKNDKIINLAFNNDKTFQNALNSSFEYFINLNSRSPEFISLFVDDKLRKGLKGVSEEDVEIVLDKVMMLFRYLQEKDVFEKYYKQHLAKRLLSGKTVSDDAERSLIVKLKTECGYQFTSKLEGMFTDMKTSEDTMQGFYASSFAETGDGPTLAVQVLTTGSWPTQPSATCNLPAEILGVCEKFRGYYLGTHTGRRLSWQTNMGTADLKATFGRGQKHELNVSTHQMCALMLFNNADRLSYKEIEQATEIPASDLKRCLQSMACVKGKNILRKEPMSKDIAEDDAFFVNDKFSSKFYKVKIGTVVAQRESEPENQETRQRVEEDRKPQIEAAIVRIMKSRRVLDHNNIVAEVTKQLQSRFLPSPVLIKKRIESLIEREFLERDKVDRKLYRYLA, from the exons ATGCAATCCATGAGATATACAATCATAATGCCAGTGGGCTTAGTTTCGAAGAACTGTACAG GTGTTTTAGAACTGGAGAAGATGAGTGCTCCAAAGAGGAATTTTCAAATAGGACCATTGAAGCGCCAGATCGTGATGGATCCAAATTATGCAGACAAGACTTGGAAGATTCTGGAGGAGGGGATCCATGAAATATACAATTGTAACATCAGTGGGCTTAGTTTCGAAGAGCTCTATAG GAATGCTTACAATATGGTGCTGCACAAATTTGGAGAGAAACTCTACTCTGGACTAGTTTCAACTATGACTCATCATTTGGAAGTTATATCAAAATCGATTGAAGCTGCTCAAGGAGGATTGTTTTTGGAAGAACTGAATAGGAAATGGGCAGACCATAACAAGGCATTGCAAATGATCCGAGACATATTGATGTACATGGACAGGACTTTCATTCCAAGTACTCACAAGACCCCAGTTCATGAACTTGGTTTGAATTTGTGGAGGGACAATATCATCCATTCTGCCAAAATCCAGACAAGGCTTCAAGATACGCTTCTTGATCTCGTGCTGAGAGAGAGGACTGGTGAGGTAATAAATAGAGGCTTGATGAGGAATGTTATAAAGATGCTAATGGATTTAGGTTCTTCTGTTTATCAAGATGACTTTGAGAAACATTTTCTTGAGGTCTCAGCTGATTTTTACCGTGCAGAGTCTCAGCAGTTCATTGAGTGCTGTGATTGTGGtgaatatttgaagaaagctGAGAGACGTTTAAATGAAGAAATGGAGAGAGTGTCCCATTACTTGGATGccaaaagtgaagccaagatAACTAGTGTTGTGGAAAAGGAGATGGTTGAAAGTCACATGCAGAGACTAGTCCATATGGAGAACTCAGGTTTGATTAATATGCTTGTGGATGACAAATATGAAGATTTGGGAAGGATGTATAGCTTGTTTCGCAGGGTGCCTAATGGGCTATTTATAATAAGAGATGTCATGACTTCCCACATCAGGAGTACTGGTAAGCAGCTTGTTACTGATCCAGAAAGGTTAAAGGATCCTGTAGACTTTGTACAGCGACTCTTGGATGAGAAGGATAAAAATGATAAGATAATCAATTTGGCATTTAATAATGACAAGACATTTCAGAATGCTTTAAATTCCTCTTTTGAGTACTTCATTAATTTGAATTCTCGCTCCCCggaatttatttctttgttcGTGGATGACAAGCTTCGGAAAGGACTGAAGGGGGTCAGTGAGGAGGATGTGGAAATTGTTCTAGACAAGGTGATGATGCTTTTCCGATACCTCCAAGAGAAAGATGTGTTTGAGAAATACTACAAGCAACACTTGGCAAAGAGGCTTCTGTCAGGAAAAACTGTCTCTGATGATGCTGAGAGAAGTCTGATAGTTAAGCTCAAAACAGAATGTGGATATCAGtttacttcaaaattagaaGGCATGTTTACTGACATGAAGACATCGGAGGACACAATGCAGGGTTTCTATGCAAGCTCATTTGCTGAAACAGGGGATGGCCCTACACTTGCTGTCCAGGTTCTCACCACAGGGTCTTGGCCAACTCAGCCAAGTGCTACGTGTAACCTTCCAGCAGAAATCCTGGGAGTGTGTGAGAAGTTTCGAGGCTATTATCTTGGGACCCACACTGGGAGGAGATTGTCTTGGCAAACAAATATGGGTACGGCTGATTTGAAGGCAACATTTGGCAGGGGCCAGAAGCATGAACTGAATGTTTCCACACATCAGATGTGTGCTCTGATGCTGTTCAATAATGCTGATCGCTTGAGTTATAAAGAAATAGAGCAAGCTACAGAGATCCCTGCCTCAGACTTGAAGAGGTGCCTGCAGTCTATGGCCTGTGTTAAGGGAAAGAATATTCTCAGGAAGGAGCCCATGAGTAAGGACATAGCTGAGGATGATGCATTTTTTGTCAATGACAAGTTCTCAAGCAAGTTTTACAAGGTGAAGATAGGTACTGTAGTTGCACAAAGAGAGTCTGAACCAGAAAATCAAGAGACTAGGCAGAGAGTGGAGGAGGACAGGAAGCCCCAGATTGAGGCTGCAATAGTGAGAATCATGAAGTCTAGGCGGGTGCTAGATCACAACAATATTGTGGCCGAGGTCACAAAGCAGCTGCAGTCAAGGTTTCTGCCCAGCCCTGTTTTGATTAAGAAGCGAATAGAGTCCCTTATTGAGCGGGAGTTTCTAGAGAGGGACAAAGTGGACAGGAAATTATATCGATATCTTGCTTGA